From a single Microbacterium murale genomic region:
- a CDS encoding zinc-binding dehydrogenase, which produces MKALAIHGKEDIRWEDREVPTPGNGEVRLRVSYVGICGSDLHYYFHGANGEYTIREPLTPGHEISGVVDLDPSGRLAPGTPVTVHPARYGPAVPGLEEHPHLRSGGDYFGSAAANPHRQGGASELLIVEDHMIRVLPTSLPLERAALAEPLAVAIHAVSLAGDIGGKRVLVIGAGPIGLLVVAAAMHAGAAVVGASDVRPEPLDRARSLGASELALVGRDTIESESYDVVFECSGVGVALTQAVRAARRAGAIVQVGMLPDAEIGVNLAPLLAKELTIRGAFRFSTEIDDAVALLAESDALDPVISHVLAASDAVQAFELARDSSASAKVLLAL; this is translated from the coding sequence ATGAAGGCTCTCGCCATCCACGGCAAGGAAGACATTCGCTGGGAGGACCGCGAGGTTCCGACCCCCGGCAACGGCGAGGTGCGCCTCCGCGTGAGCTACGTGGGCATCTGCGGTTCCGACCTGCACTACTACTTTCACGGCGCCAACGGCGAGTACACGATCCGCGAACCCCTGACCCCGGGTCACGAGATCTCCGGTGTCGTCGACCTCGACCCGTCCGGCCGCCTGGCCCCCGGCACTCCGGTCACGGTGCACCCCGCGCGTTACGGTCCCGCGGTGCCCGGCCTCGAGGAGCACCCGCATCTGCGCTCCGGCGGCGACTACTTCGGCAGCGCCGCAGCGAACCCGCACCGTCAGGGCGGAGCATCCGAGCTGCTGATCGTCGAGGACCACATGATCCGCGTGCTCCCCACCTCGCTGCCCCTCGAACGCGCCGCCCTCGCGGAGCCGCTCGCCGTCGCGATCCACGCCGTGAGCCTCGCCGGCGACATCGGCGGCAAGCGCGTCCTCGTGATCGGCGCCGGCCCCATCGGCCTGCTCGTCGTGGCCGCTGCGATGCACGCGGGGGCTGCCGTCGTCGGCGCCAGCGACGTGCGTCCCGAGCCGCTCGATCGGGCGCGGTCGCTCGGCGCCTCGGAGCTCGCCCTCGTCGGCCGCGACACGATCGAGAGCGAGTCCTACGACGTCGTCTTCGAATGCTCCGGCGTCGGCGTCGCCCTCACTCAGGCCGTCCGTGCCGCCCGCCGCGCGGGAGCCATCGTGCAGGTCGGGATGCTCCCCGACGCCGAGATCGGCGTGAACCTCGCACCCCTGCTGGCCAAAGAGCTCACGATCCGCGGCGCCTTCCGCTTCTCCACCGAAATCGACGACGCCGTCGCCCTGCTGGCCGAATCCGATGCGCTCGATCCGGTCATCTCCCACGTCCTCGCGGCATCCGATGCCGTGCAGGCGTTCGAACTCGCCCGCGACTCGTCCGCTTCGGCCAAGGTCCTCCTGGCCCTCTAG
- a CDS encoding MFS transporter, giving the protein MSEPQMTAPAVDPAAKRSVRDLVRAAISGWLGTALEFMDYQLYSLAAALVFADLFFSSENPAIAVVAAMATYGVGYVARPVGAFFFARLGDKTGRTKVLFYTILLMGLATTLIGFLPTYSQVGILAPILLVLLRIAQGFGAGAEISGAGVMLAEYAPAKRRGIIASLVALGTNCGTLLASGIWAILLFAYSEDEVIAWAWRIPFIASAVIMLFAIWVRFNLKETPVFEERDDVVDGKALSRDEAVKLATETNDIRTLEAMQRKPWKAFSIALLLRFGQAGNSGMIQTYLISYITVVLLLDRSIGVNAVIVSSLVAFITVPLSGWLGDRFGRKRMYLIWAIIALIVIVPTMLMISSKDTVQVFVGYVVLHNLAVMSFASLENLTLPELFGSRNRYTFTAMAREIAAIVATGAGPVIAAAWVSAVTGSFIPIIIMLMIFTLSALIAAIWMPEVAGRDLTDPRDAI; this is encoded by the coding sequence ATGTCAGAACCGCAGATGACGGCCCCGGCCGTCGACCCAGCCGCGAAGAGGTCGGTGCGCGACCTCGTCAGGGCCGCCATCTCCGGATGGCTCGGCACCGCCCTCGAGTTCATGGACTACCAGCTCTATTCGCTGGCTGCAGCGCTCGTCTTCGCCGATCTGTTCTTCTCGTCCGAGAACCCGGCGATCGCGGTCGTCGCGGCGATGGCCACCTACGGCGTCGGCTACGTCGCCCGTCCGGTCGGCGCCTTCTTCTTCGCTCGGCTCGGCGACAAGACCGGCCGCACGAAGGTGCTGTTCTACACGATCCTGCTGATGGGTCTCGCGACCACGCTCATCGGCTTCCTGCCGACGTACTCGCAGGTGGGCATCCTCGCCCCGATCCTTCTCGTGCTGCTGCGCATCGCGCAGGGCTTCGGTGCCGGAGCGGAGATCTCCGGTGCCGGTGTCATGCTCGCCGAGTACGCGCCGGCGAAGCGTCGAGGCATCATCGCCTCGCTCGTCGCCCTCGGCACGAACTGCGGCACGCTGCTGGCCTCGGGCATCTGGGCCATCCTCCTCTTCGCATACAGCGAGGACGAGGTCATCGCCTGGGCGTGGCGCATACCCTTCATCGCCAGCGCAGTCATCATGCTGTTCGCGATCTGGGTGCGCTTCAACCTCAAGGAGACCCCGGTCTTCGAGGAACGCGACGACGTCGTCGACGGCAAGGCCCTCTCGCGCGACGAGGCTGTGAAGCTCGCCACCGAGACCAACGACATCCGCACGCTCGAGGCCATGCAGCGCAAGCCATGGAAGGCGTTCTCGATCGCGCTCCTGCTGCGCTTCGGCCAGGCCGGCAACTCGGGAATGATCCAGACCTACCTCATCAGCTACATCACCGTCGTGCTGCTGCTGGATCGCTCGATCGGCGTGAACGCCGTGATCGTCTCCTCGCTCGTCGCCTTCATCACGGTGCCGCTGTCGGGCTGGCTCGGCGACCGCTTCGGCCGCAAGCGGATGTACCTGATCTGGGCGATCATCGCGCTGATCGTCATCGTCCCGACGATGCTCATGATCAGCAGCAAGGACACCGTGCAGGTCTTCGTCGGCTATGTCGTGCTGCACAACCTCGCCGTGATGAGCTTCGCGTCGCTGGAGAACCTGACGCTGCCCGAGCTCTTCGGTTCCCGCAACCGGTACACCTTCACGGCCATGGCCCGTGAGATCGCCGCGATCGTCGCGACCGGCGCAGGCCCCGTCATCGCCGCCGCGTGGGTCTCGGCCGTCACCGGCTCGTTCATCCCGATCATCATCATGCTCATGATCTTCACGCTGAGCGCACTCATCGCCGCCATCTGGATGCCCGAGGTCGCCGGACGCGACCTCACGGACCCGCGCGACGCGATCTGA
- the manD gene encoding D-mannonate dehydratase ManD: MTIEIADVIITSPGRNFVTLKITTSDGIVGWGDATLNGRELAVASYLSDHVASTLVGRDEDRIEDTWQYLYRGPYWRRGPVTMAAIAAVDMALWDIKAKKAGMPLYQLLGGASREGVRVYAHASGTDYAALKNAISGYEELGFTAVRVQTGVPGLGQIYGVSAAGPGVRYDYEPAKRSGDRPSEESWDTRNYLNHMPGIFAQIREDFGSDLRILHDGHHRMSPIEAARFAKDIEPYDLFWLEDCTPGEDQTALRLVRQHSTTPLAIGEVFNSVFDYQTLITERLIDYVRSAVTHTGGITAMKKLLDFAAIYGIKSGIHGPTDISPVGMAAALHLDLAIHNFGIQEYMPHNEQTLEVFQTSFTFDRGFLHPGDQPGLGVELDEDAAAGHEYTKAYLPVNRLLDGTVHDW, from the coding sequence ATGACCATCGAGATCGCCGACGTCATCATCACCAGCCCCGGCCGCAACTTCGTCACGCTCAAGATCACGACCTCCGACGGTATCGTCGGCTGGGGCGACGCGACGCTCAACGGACGCGAGCTCGCCGTCGCGTCGTACCTCTCCGACCACGTCGCATCGACGCTCGTCGGCCGCGACGAAGACCGCATCGAGGACACCTGGCAGTACCTCTACCGCGGACCGTACTGGCGCCGTGGTCCGGTCACGATGGCCGCGATCGCCGCAGTCGACATGGCACTGTGGGACATCAAGGCCAAGAAGGCCGGGATGCCGCTGTACCAGCTGCTCGGCGGCGCGAGCCGCGAGGGCGTCCGCGTCTACGCGCACGCCTCGGGCACGGACTACGCCGCCCTCAAGAACGCGATCTCGGGATACGAGGAGCTGGGCTTCACCGCCGTACGCGTGCAGACGGGCGTGCCAGGGCTCGGCCAGATCTACGGCGTCTCAGCCGCAGGCCCCGGCGTGCGCTACGACTACGAGCCCGCCAAGCGCTCCGGCGACCGCCCGAGCGAGGAGTCGTGGGACACCCGCAACTACCTCAACCACATGCCGGGAATCTTCGCGCAGATCCGCGAGGACTTCGGCAGCGATCTGCGCATCCTCCACGACGGGCACCACCGGATGTCCCCGATCGAGGCCGCCCGATTCGCGAAGGACATCGAGCCGTACGACCTTTTCTGGCTCGAGGACTGCACCCCTGGTGAGGACCAGACGGCACTGCGTCTCGTGCGCCAGCACTCCACGACGCCGCTCGCGATCGGCGAGGTCTTCAACTCGGTCTTCGACTACCAGACCCTCATCACTGAGCGTCTGATCGACTACGTGCGTTCGGCCGTCACCCACACCGGCGGCATCACCGCGATGAAGAAGCTGCTCGACTTCGCCGCGATCTACGGCATCAAGTCCGGCATCCACGGGCCGACCGACATCTCGCCGGTCGGCATGGCCGCCGCCCTGCACCTCGATCTTGCGATCCACAACTTCGGCATTCAGGAGTACATGCCGCACAACGAGCAGACGCTCGAGGTGTTCCAGACCTCGTTCACGTTCGATCGGGGCTTCCTGCACCCCGGCGACCAGCCCGGTCTCGGCGTCGAACTCGACGAGGATGCCGCCGCCGGCCACGAGTACACCAAGGCCTACCTGCCGGTGAACCGCCTGCTCGACGGCACTGTGCACGATTGGTGA
- a CDS encoding dihydrofolate reductase family protein produces MSDHALDGAIDSPGSTAEGHQGGGWVFDTEFVPDAYSLKAEELEETTALLFGRNSYEAFSTFWPTSPDHAAYRDLPKYVASTTLADDALVDGWGTTKVLRTTEDVADLKQTDGGAIFIHGSADLALHLGEAGLIDRYNLLMFPYLLPGGKTIFSASGADRRGLRLRDSAVYANGVVKLVYDVRR; encoded by the coding sequence GTGTCGGACCATGCCCTCGACGGCGCGATCGACTCTCCCGGCAGCACGGCCGAGGGGCACCAGGGCGGAGGCTGGGTATTCGACACCGAGTTCGTGCCCGATGCGTACTCGCTGAAGGCGGAAGAGCTCGAGGAGACGACGGCTCTGCTGTTCGGCCGTAACAGTTACGAGGCGTTCTCGACCTTCTGGCCGACGTCGCCCGATCACGCGGCCTACCGGGACCTGCCGAAGTACGTCGCATCCACGACGCTCGCCGACGACGCTCTGGTCGACGGCTGGGGTACGACGAAAGTCCTGCGCACCACCGAGGACGTCGCCGACCTGAAGCAGACCGACGGGGGTGCCATCTTCATCCACGGCAGCGCCGATCTCGCCCTTCACCTGGGTGAAGCGGGCCTCATCGACCGCTACAACCTGCTGATGTTCCCGTATCTCCTGCCAGGGGGCAAGACGATCTTCAGCGCGAGCGGTGCCGATCGCCGCGGGCTGAGGCTGCGCGACTCCGCGGTCTACGCCAATGGAGTGGTGAAGCTCGTCTACGACGTCCGTCGCTGA
- a CDS encoding xanthine dehydrogenase small subunit: protein MNDIAVNVNGNSRPLAGTPAHTTALDWLRSTGLSGAKEGCAEGECGACAVLLATPTTEGGTAWTSVNSCLVPVYALNGQEIVTSEGLGSPDALHPVQEKLAEAGGSQCGYCTPGFACSMAGEFYRGDRKAVDANDAEADEDCPVHDAEHGPNGFDLHALSGNLCRCTGYRPIRDAAYALGSPESDDPLQQRLADPAPVPVATAATVDGSRFIRPASLDETLRLLRDEPDALLVAGSTDWGVEVNIRGSRAPLVVAIEHHEELRTLVVGDDEIEIGAALPLSEVETRLNGSVPLLAQLFPQFASRLIRNRGTFGGNLGTGSPIGDTPPALLALGARVVLTSVDGEREVDLAEYFTGYRQSVRRADELIRAVRIPLPLAKVTSFQKIAKRRFDDISSVAVAFALDIEDGIVTAAKIGLGGVAATPLRARATEEMLIGREWNVATVRAASEILGGEGTPMSDHRASSEYRALMLNTALLKLYSTAVIESKEVSA, encoded by the coding sequence ATGAATGACATCGCCGTCAACGTCAACGGGAACAGCCGGCCGCTCGCGGGCACCCCCGCCCACACCACCGCCTTGGACTGGCTGCGCAGCACCGGACTCTCCGGCGCCAAAGAAGGCTGCGCCGAGGGCGAATGCGGCGCGTGCGCCGTGCTCCTGGCAACGCCGACCACCGAAGGCGGCACCGCGTGGACGTCGGTGAACTCCTGCCTGGTACCGGTGTACGCCTTGAACGGTCAGGAGATCGTCACCTCCGAAGGGCTCGGCAGCCCTGATGCGCTGCATCCCGTCCAGGAGAAGCTCGCCGAGGCCGGCGGCTCGCAGTGCGGTTACTGCACTCCGGGGTTCGCCTGCAGCATGGCCGGCGAGTTCTACCGCGGCGATCGCAAGGCAGTGGATGCGAACGACGCTGAGGCCGACGAGGACTGCCCGGTGCACGATGCGGAGCACGGACCGAACGGATTCGACCTGCACGCGCTGAGCGGGAACCTCTGCCGATGCACCGGCTATCGCCCGATCCGCGACGCCGCGTATGCCTTGGGCTCGCCGGAGAGCGACGATCCCCTCCAGCAGCGGCTCGCCGATCCTGCACCCGTGCCGGTCGCCACGGCCGCGACGGTCGACGGGTCCCGCTTCATCCGTCCGGCATCCCTCGACGAGACCCTGCGCCTCCTGCGGGACGAACCGGATGCCCTCCTCGTCGCCGGTTCGACCGACTGGGGCGTCGAGGTGAACATCCGCGGCTCCCGTGCACCGCTCGTGGTCGCGATCGAGCATCACGAAGAACTGCGCACGCTCGTCGTCGGCGACGATGAGATCGAGATCGGCGCGGCCCTCCCGCTCTCAGAAGTCGAGACGCGCCTGAACGGCAGCGTGCCGCTGCTCGCGCAGCTGTTCCCGCAGTTCGCGTCCCGGTTGATCCGCAACCGCGGAACCTTCGGCGGCAACCTCGGCACCGGATCGCCGATCGGCGACACTCCACCAGCCCTGCTCGCTCTCGGCGCCCGCGTGGTGCTGACGTCCGTTGACGGTGAGCGCGAGGTCGACCTGGCCGAGTACTTCACCGGATACCGCCAGTCGGTCAGGCGTGCAGACGAGCTGATCCGCGCCGTGCGCATCCCCCTGCCACTGGCCAAGGTGACCTCCTTCCAGAAGATCGCGAAGCGCCGCTTCGACGACATCTCCAGCGTCGCCGTCGCGTTCGCCCTCGACATCGAGGACGGCATCGTCACGGCGGCGAAGATCGGACTCGGCGGTGTGGCCGCTACTCCGCTGCGCGCACGTGCGACGGAAGAGATGCTGATCGGTCGAGAGTGGAACGTCGCAACAGTCCGCGCAGCATCCGAGATCCTCGGCGGCGAAGGCACCCCGATGTCCGACCACCGTGCGAGCTCGGAGTACCGCGCGCTCATGCTCAACACCGCGCTGCTGAAGCTGTACAGCACGGCCGTCATCGAGTCGAAGGAGGTGTCGGCATGA
- the xdhB gene encoding xanthine dehydrogenase molybdopterin binding subunit, with product MSALADRPANPVVGIRAAHESAALHVTGAAMYTDDLAAHTAGVLTAWPVQSTNAHAKVTLDVSGAYEVPGVVRVLTADDVPGVNDAGIKHDEPLFPDEAMFYGHALVWVLGETQEAARLGAAAVKVEYDPLPSLITVQDAIDADSFQGIARTVERGDAASALASAAHVFEGVSEFGGQEHFYLETQASFATLDSEGQYFVQCSTQHPSETQDIVAHVLDLPANQVTVQSLRMGGAFGGKEMQSHGFAAIAALGAKLTGRPVRLRLNRTQDITMTGKRHPFHISWKVGFDADGMLQGLDAVLTCDGGWSLDLSEPVLGRALCHLDNAYWIPNVHAHGRIVKTNKASNTAFRGFGGPQGVFLIEDILGRVAPALGIDPLALREKNFYRAGQSTPYGQLVKDADRLGTIWNQLRDEADIDERRAEIAKFNAGSAHSKRALSVTPIKFGISFNFAAFNQAGALVHVYKDGSVLINHGGTEMGQGLHTKMMQVAATALGLELHQVRLAPTRTDKVPNTSATAASSGADLNGGAVKNACEQIRERMAAVAGRLLNVDERDVRFEGGYVTGLGNIEQRLTFGEVANAAYLQRVQLFAAGYYRTEGLHWNPEIMQGSPFKYFAYGSAATEVEVDEFTGAYTVRRVDIVHDVGDSLSPMLDIGQIEGAYVQGVGWLTLEELRWDTSDGPNRGRLQTQSASTYKLPSFSEMPSEFNVRLFEDAREDGAVYGSKAVGEPPFMLAFSAREAIREAVGAFGPEGHMVELGSPATPEAVFWAVRAVQQAATDAAVTPDRAGAHELAAIR from the coding sequence ATGAGTGCTCTCGCCGACCGTCCGGCCAACCCCGTCGTCGGGATCCGCGCCGCCCACGAGAGCGCCGCACTGCACGTCACCGGTGCCGCCATGTACACCGACGATCTCGCCGCGCACACCGCCGGCGTGCTCACGGCCTGGCCGGTGCAGTCCACGAACGCGCACGCCAAAGTCACCCTTGACGTCTCCGGCGCATACGAAGTGCCAGGGGTCGTCCGCGTGCTCACCGCCGACGACGTTCCCGGCGTCAACGACGCAGGCATCAAGCACGACGAACCGCTCTTCCCCGACGAGGCGATGTTCTACGGACACGCCCTGGTCTGGGTGCTCGGCGAGACTCAGGAGGCCGCCAGGCTCGGTGCCGCCGCCGTCAAGGTCGAGTACGACCCCCTGCCGTCGTTGATCACCGTGCAGGACGCCATCGACGCCGACTCGTTCCAAGGCATCGCGCGCACCGTCGAACGCGGAGACGCGGCATCCGCCCTGGCATCCGCTGCGCACGTCTTCGAAGGCGTGAGCGAGTTCGGCGGCCAGGAGCACTTCTACCTCGAGACGCAGGCATCGTTCGCGACGCTCGACTCAGAGGGCCAGTACTTCGTGCAGTGCTCGACGCAGCACCCGTCCGAGACGCAGGACATCGTCGCGCACGTGCTCGACCTGCCGGCGAACCAGGTCACCGTGCAGTCGCTGCGCATGGGCGGCGCGTTCGGCGGCAAGGAGATGCAGTCGCACGGTTTCGCGGCGATCGCCGCGCTCGGCGCCAAGCTCACCGGCCGGCCGGTGCGGCTGCGCCTGAACCGCACGCAGGACATCACGATGACCGGCAAGCGGCATCCGTTCCACATCTCCTGGAAGGTCGGCTTCGACGCCGACGGCATGCTGCAGGGCCTGGATGCCGTGCTCACCTGCGACGGCGGCTGGAGCCTCGACCTCTCCGAGCCGGTGCTCGGCCGGGCGCTCTGCCACCTCGACAACGCCTACTGGATCCCCAACGTGCATGCCCACGGACGGATCGTGAAGACCAACAAGGCGTCGAACACCGCCTTCCGCGGCTTCGGCGGCCCCCAGGGAGTGTTCCTCATCGAGGACATCCTCGGCCGCGTCGCCCCCGCGCTCGGAATCGACCCGCTCGCACTCCGGGAGAAGAATTTCTACCGGGCGGGTCAGAGCACGCCGTACGGACAGCTCGTGAAGGATGCTGATCGCCTCGGCACGATCTGGAACCAGCTGCGCGACGAAGCGGACATCGATGAGCGCCGGGCGGAGATCGCGAAGTTCAATGCAGGCAGTGCCCACTCCAAGCGCGCGCTCTCGGTGACGCCGATCAAGTTCGGCATCTCATTCAACTTCGCCGCCTTCAACCAGGCCGGCGCCCTCGTGCACGTGTACAAGGACGGATCGGTGCTGATCAATCACGGCGGCACCGAAATGGGCCAGGGGCTGCACACCAAGATGATGCAGGTCGCGGCCACCGCGCTGGGCCTCGAGCTTCACCAGGTGCGGCTCGCGCCCACTCGTACCGACAAGGTTCCCAACACCTCTGCCACTGCGGCATCATCCGGCGCCGACCTCAACGGCGGTGCCGTGAAGAACGCCTGCGAGCAGATCCGTGAGCGCATGGCGGCTGTCGCAGGGCGCCTGCTGAACGTCGATGAGCGCGATGTCCGCTTCGAAGGCGGCTACGTGACGGGGCTCGGCAACATCGAGCAGCGCCTGACGTTCGGCGAGGTCGCTAATGCCGCCTACCTGCAGCGCGTGCAGCTGTTCGCGGCCGGCTATTACCGCACAGAGGGCCTGCACTGGAATCCCGAGATCATGCAGGGCTCGCCGTTCAAGTACTTCGCGTACGGCAGTGCGGCCACCGAGGTCGAGGTGGACGAGTTCACCGGTGCGTACACCGTGCGGCGCGTGGACATCGTGCACGATGTGGGCGACTCGCTCTCGCCCATGCTCGACATCGGCCAGATCGAGGGCGCGTACGTGCAAGGCGTCGGCTGGCTGACGCTCGAGGAACTGCGCTGGGACACCAGCGACGGCCCGAACCGCGGACGCCTGCAGACGCAGTCGGCGTCGACGTACAAGCTGCCGAGTTTCTCGGAGATGCCCTCGGAGTTCAATGTGCGGCTGTTCGAGGACGCCCGCGAGGACGGCGCGGTCTACGGATCCAAGGCCGTCGGAGAGCCGCCGTTCATGCTCGCGTTCAGCGCGCGTGAGGCGATCCGCGAAGCCGTCGGCGCGTTCGGGCCCGAGGGCCACATGGTCGAGCTGGGGTCGCCTGCGACACCGGAGGCCGTGTTCTGGGCCGTCCGCGCCGTGCAGCAGGCTGCCACGGACGCGGCCGTCACGCCGGATCGCGCCGGCGCCCACGAACTCGCCGCCATTCGCTGA
- the xdhC gene encoding xanthine dehydrogenase accessory protein XdhC, which translates to MDWLDALQDLRTRRVPAVVVTMALVRGHAPRNGGAKMVVSPDDVFGTIGGGNLEATAIDRARAMLASGAAEPELLTLTLSDKATTEYGVQCCGGEVTMMLEPMRVVPVVAIFGVGHVGLELARVLARHEIDLHLIDSRPEMLAPSRLGEPGRDGVFGDAVARVRITHSPVPEAALSALPAGAHVLVMTHDHVEDLAVVDQSLRTDGIRSIGLIGSSSKWARFRKKLTELGQSDADLARVTTPIGVPEVTGKQPAVIAVSVAARILQLIDEAAPVAVQDDQGDEPDAVNEAAS; encoded by the coding sequence ATGGACTGGCTCGACGCTCTTCAGGATCTGCGCACGCGGCGCGTTCCTGCCGTCGTCGTGACCATGGCCCTCGTACGCGGTCACGCGCCCCGCAACGGCGGCGCGAAGATGGTGGTCTCCCCTGATGACGTGTTCGGCACGATCGGTGGCGGCAATCTCGAGGCCACCGCGATCGATCGAGCCCGTGCGATGCTCGCCTCCGGCGCGGCTGAGCCTGAGCTGCTCACGCTCACGCTCAGCGACAAGGCGACGACGGAGTACGGCGTGCAGTGCTGCGGAGGAGAGGTCACGATGATGCTCGAGCCGATGCGGGTGGTACCCGTGGTCGCGATCTTCGGCGTGGGCCACGTCGGGCTGGAGCTCGCGCGCGTGCTCGCGCGGCACGAGATCGATCTGCACCTGATCGATTCCCGACCCGAGATGCTCGCGCCTTCGCGGCTGGGCGAGCCGGGGCGCGACGGCGTCTTCGGCGATGCTGTCGCACGGGTCCGCATCACGCACTCGCCCGTCCCCGAGGCTGCGCTCTCCGCGCTGCCGGCCGGCGCGCACGTGCTGGTGATGACCCACGATCATGTCGAAGACCTCGCCGTCGTCGACCAGTCGCTCCGCACCGACGGCATCCGCTCGATCGGCCTGATCGGCTCATCCTCGAAATGGGCGCGCTTCCGCAAGAAACTCACCGAGCTCGGCCAGAGCGACGCCGACCTCGCTCGTGTCACCACACCGATCGGCGTGCCGGAGGTGACGGGAAAGCAGCCGGCGGTCATCGCCGTCAGCGTCGCCGCCCGAATCCTTCAGCTCATCGACGAGGCGGCTCCGGTCGCCGTCCAGGATGATCAGGGCGATGAACCGGATGCCGTGAACGAGGCCGCTTCATGA
- a CDS encoding SDR family oxidoreductase codes for MSDAPLASAIVTGAGSGIGRAIARALLAAGFGVTLAGRRSAPLRETAAVDGAPHTDGLIVETDITDRAQVERLLGRHVERFGRLDVLVNNAGVFGPNADIGDLAPSEWESTLAVNLTGAMLCAGAAFRQMRSQSPAGGRIINNGSISAQTPRPRSVAYTTTKHAIAGLTKSIELDGRPHRITATQLDIGNARTELIDRLVADGALQADGSRRQEPTMDATHVADFVVQLARMPLEVSVPQLTVTATGMPFIGRG; via the coding sequence ATGAGCGACGCCCCGCTCGCCTCTGCGATCGTCACGGGCGCGGGCAGCGGCATCGGACGCGCCATTGCGCGCGCCCTTCTCGCTGCCGGCTTCGGCGTGACCCTGGCAGGGCGGCGCAGCGCTCCGTTGCGGGAAACGGCCGCGGTCGACGGCGCCCCGCACACCGACGGCCTCATCGTCGAGACCGACATCACCGACCGTGCGCAGGTGGAGCGGCTCCTCGGCCGCCATGTGGAGCGCTTCGGCCGCCTCGACGTGCTGGTGAACAATGCCGGCGTCTTCGGCCCGAACGCCGACATCGGCGACCTCGCACCCTCCGAGTGGGAATCGACGCTCGCGGTCAATCTCACCGGGGCGATGCTCTGCGCAGGGGCGGCCTTCCGGCAGATGCGGTCGCAGTCCCCCGCGGGTGGTCGCATCATCAACAACGGGTCGATCTCGGCGCAGACGCCGCGCCCACGTTCGGTCGCCTATACGACGACCAAGCATGCGATCGCGGGGCTGACGAAGTCCATCGAGCTCGACGGACGCCCGCACCGGATCACTGCGACCCAGCTCGACATCGGCAACGCCCGCACCGAGCTGATCGATCGGCTCGTCGCAGACGGCGCTCTGCAGGCCGACGGGTCACGTCGTCAGGAGCCGACGATGGATGCCACCCACGTCGCCGACTTCGTGGTCCAGCTCGCACGCATGCCGCTCGAGGTCAGCGTGCCCCAGCTGACGGTCACCGCAACGGGCATGCCGTTCATCGGCCGCGGCTGA